From Desulfomicrobium apsheronum, the proteins below share one genomic window:
- a CDS encoding cytochrome ubiquinol oxidase subunit I, with the protein MNFPIWELHWAGGGLLIALIAVFHVYIAHFAVGGGLFLVLTEHLGYRRNSPAILDYTKRHTKFFLLVTMVLGGITGVGIWFIISLVAPAATSQLIHTFVFAWAIEWVFFLGEIVALFIYFYTFGKMGARNHLTIGWIYFFFGWMSLFMINGIIGFMLTPGDWLTTRDFWDGFFNPTFWPSLAFRTFIALILAGLYGFVTATWEKDPQTRESLVRYCATWLLAPFAFLLLSGWWYVSVLPENAQAMVLGANPEIAPYLQGFLWISAVLFAGGLLMAVRMPAAIKRPMALVLLVIGLLYMGCFETVREAGRRPYLIHGYMYSNAILAGTEDAISAEGYLQTSGWHRNREITPENARDAGREIFRGQCAACHSIGGPLHDIKRLSAHYGTVGLEAQIAGMGKIYSYMPRFAGTAQERKALAAYIVHDLVGDPEVTQQTRPRPELDLEIPAFDAQDDEYVLLAWCTLGEKCISDSDSRFSMLPPGSTLMAQLIRRGPLPELVTEDVEVTFTAPAGFENPSNHVEFWKYAPSLVGKELAPNVSAKGLGMSGVMTPNDQNLTFLADGIPVLPYMDDGTVNPYPVFTIEAKDKASGEILATTKVVAPISTEIGCKNCHGGTWRHEGAMGISVTTASDVLARHDRRHKTELLPQAEAGKPVLCQSCHPDPLLKAEGDPALLNLPAAIHGFHANYLSGAPDAEPCHTCHPTGPDSYTYCARGTHASKGLTCVNCHGTLEDHALSLLKAEKDAGKPKADLLMRHLKPRLVASVEEIEPRKPWNDQPDCLSCHVDFEPPQDAEPSAFNQWVRGPEGLYRMRTDDAGLMCESCHGSTHAEYPAVNAFHPDLDAIQPLQYQGHPGPIGSRDNCAVCHTEDMFYEFHHLNILGER; encoded by the coding sequence ATGAATTTTCCAATCTGGGAACTCCACTGGGCCGGCGGCGGATTGCTCATTGCGCTGATCGCCGTCTTTCATGTCTATATCGCCCATTTCGCCGTGGGCGGCGGGCTCTTTCTGGTTCTGACCGAGCACCTGGGCTATCGCCGAAACTCCCCGGCAATCCTTGATTACACCAAGCGCCACACCAAGTTCTTCCTGCTCGTGACCATGGTCCTGGGCGGAATCACGGGGGTTGGCATCTGGTTCATCATCTCCCTGGTCGCCCCTGCGGCCACGAGTCAGCTCATCCACACCTTCGTCTTTGCCTGGGCCATCGAATGGGTCTTTTTCCTGGGCGAGATCGTGGCTCTCTTCATCTATTTCTACACCTTCGGAAAAATGGGGGCGCGCAACCATCTCACTATCGGCTGGATCTATTTCTTCTTCGGATGGATGTCGCTCTTCATGATCAACGGCATCATCGGCTTCATGCTCACCCCCGGAGACTGGCTGACCACACGGGATTTCTGGGACGGATTCTTCAATCCCACGTTCTGGCCGTCCCTGGCATTTCGAACGTTCATCGCCCTCATCCTGGCCGGACTCTACGGCTTCGTCACCGCCACCTGGGAAAAGGATCCCCAGACCCGAGAGAGTCTGGTCCGCTACTGCGCGACCTGGCTGCTGGCGCCCTTCGCCTTTCTGCTCCTGTCCGGATGGTGGTACGTAAGCGTGCTGCCTGAAAACGCACAGGCCATGGTGCTCGGCGCGAACCCGGAAATCGCCCCGTACCTGCAGGGCTTCCTGTGGATCTCGGCGGTCCTTTTCGCCGGAGGGCTGCTCATGGCCGTGCGCATGCCGGCCGCGATCAAGCGGCCCATGGCCCTGGTCCTGCTCGTCATCGGCCTTCTGTACATGGGCTGCTTTGAAACCGTCCGCGAAGCCGGACGCAGACCCTACCTGATCCACGGCTACATGTATTCCAACGCCATCCTGGCCGGCACCGAAGACGCCATCAGCGCCGAGGGCTACCTGCAAACCTCAGGCTGGCACCGCAACCGGGAGATCACGCCCGAAAACGCCAGGGACGCGGGCCGGGAGATCTTTCGTGGCCAATGCGCCGCCTGCCACTCCATCGGCGGCCCCCTGCATGACATAAAGCGCCTGAGCGCGCATTACGGAACCGTCGGTCTGGAAGCCCAGATCGCGGGCATGGGCAAGATATACTCCTACATGCCGCGTTTTGCCGGCACGGCGCAGGAGCGCAAGGCCCTGGCCGCATACATCGTGCATGACCTCGTCGGCGATCCCGAGGTGACGCAGCAGACCCGCCCGCGCCCCGAACTCGACCTTGAAATCCCGGCCTTCGATGCCCAGGACGACGAATACGTGCTCCTGGCCTGGTGCACGCTGGGTGAAAAATGCATCTCCGACAGCGACAGCCGCTTCTCCATGTTGCCCCCGGGCAGCACGCTCATGGCGCAGCTCATCCGGCGCGGACCGCTGCCCGAGCTCGTGACCGAGGACGTGGAAGTCACCTTCACGGCCCCGGCGGGTTTTGAAAACCCATCCAACCATGTGGAATTCTGGAAATACGCGCCCTCCCTGGTGGGCAAGGAGCTGGCACCGAACGTCAGCGCCAAAGGCCTGGGCATGTCGGGAGTGATGACGCCAAACGACCAGAACCTGACCTTCCTGGCGGACGGCATCCCCGTGCTGCCCTACATGGACGACGGCACGGTCAACCCCTATCCCGTCTTCACCATCGAAGCCAAGGACAAGGCCAGCGGAGAGATTCTGGCCACCACCAAGGTCGTAGCCCCGATCTCCACGGAAATCGGCTGCAAGAACTGTCATGGCGGCACCTGGCGGCACGAGGGAGCCATGGGCATCTCGGTGACCACGGCCTCGGACGTGCTGGCCAGGCATGACCGGCGTCACAAGACCGAGCTGCTGCCCCAGGCCGAAGCGGGCAAGCCGGTACTCTGCCAGAGCTGCCACCCCGATCCGCTGCTGAAAGCTGAAGGCGATCCGGCGCTCCTTAACCTCCCGGCCGCCATCCACGGCTTCCACGCCAACTACCTGTCCGGGGCTCCCGACGCCGAGCCCTGCCACACTTGCCATCCCACCGGCCCGGACAGCTACACCTATTGCGCCCGCGGCACGCACGCGAGCAAGGGACTGACCTGCGTCAACTGCCATGGCACCCTGGAAGACCACGCCTTGAGCCTGCTCAAGGCCGAAAAAGATGCGGGCAAGCCCAAGGCCGACCTGCTCATGCGCCACCTCAAGCCCAGGCTGGTCGCATCCGTTGAAGAAATCGAGCCGCGCAAACCGTGGAACGATCAGCCCGACTGCCTGAGCTGCCACGTGGACTTCGAACCGCCGCAGGACGCGGAACCTTCGGCCTTCAACCAGTGGGTGCGCGGACCGGAAGGGCTTTATCGCATGCGCACCGATGACGCGGGGCTCATGTGCGAATCCTGCCACGGGTCGACCCACGCCGAATATCCGGCCGTCAACGCGTTTCATCCCGATCTCGACGCCATCCAGCCCTTGCAGTACCAGGGCCATCCGGGCCCCATCGGGAGCAGGGACAACTGCGCGGTGTGCCATACCGAGGACATGTTCTACGAATTCCATCATCTCAACATTCTCGGCGAACGCTGA